A genomic region of Gemmatimonadales bacterium contains the following coding sequences:
- the tadA gene encoding tRNA adenosine(34) deaminase TadA, whose translation MRWALAQAERAREAGEVPVGAVVVQDGQVLAEHHNLTVAGRDPTAHAELLAVQAALRALGTDRLPEATLYVTLEPCAQCAGAIVLAKVGRVVFGAYDPKAGMAGSVGDLLRHPALNHRVEVVGGLLAEPCGAVLQEFFAVRRSGSDRAPG comes from the coding sequence ATGCGCTGGGCTCTGGCCCAGGCCGAGCGGGCGCGCGAGGCCGGCGAGGTTCCGGTTGGCGCGGTCGTCGTTCAGGATGGTCAGGTCCTGGCAGAGCACCATAACCTGACCGTCGCGGGGCGCGACCCGACTGCCCATGCTGAGCTCCTGGCGGTGCAGGCCGCACTCCGAGCGCTCGGTACCGATCGCCTGCCGGAGGCAACCCTCTACGTCACCCTCGAACCGTGCGCTCAGTGCGCTGGCGCGATCGTGCTGGCCAAGGTCGGCCGCGTCGTCTTTGGGGCCTATGATCCGAAGGCCGGCATGGCGGGGTCCGTCGGTGACCTGCTTCGTCACCCTGCGCTCAACCACCGGGTCGAGGTCGTTGGCGGGCTGCTGGCGGAACCGTGCGGCGCGGTGCTGCAGGAGTTTTTCGCCGTGCGGCGGAGTGGATCCGACCGGGCTCCCGGCTGA
- a CDS encoding MATE family efflux transporter: protein MHDLTVGSIPKHIVRLAIPLAIGMVFQTLYLMVDLYFVARLGDAAIAGVSAAGNVQFIVMALTQVLGIGTMVLIAHAAGRKDRHDANLVFNQSLVLAAGAGLLVLGVGAVLARPYLEFVAADAATVAAGVTYLYWFLPALALQFALISMGSALRGHGITKPTMVLQMFTVLLNAVLAPVLIAGWGTGRPLGVAGAALASTISVAVGVFFLYGYFRRFDRFVEVDRALIRPDLGTWKRLFRIGVPAGGEFALMFLSMGVVYWIIRDFGAAAQAGYGVGSRVMQAIFLPAMAVAFAAAPVAGQNMAARNYPRVRETFWAAARIGTGVMVAMTLFAHWRPDWLVRPFAGDEAVLVVAVDFLRTISWNFAASGLVFTCSGLFQAMGNTLPSMVSSTVRLAVFVGPALWVSRLPGFQLHWTWRVSVVATTLHAIFALWLLNLEAKRRLPVAG from the coding sequence GTGCACGATCTCACCGTCGGCTCCATTCCGAAGCACATCGTTCGTCTCGCAATCCCGCTGGCCATCGGCATGGTGTTCCAGACCCTCTACCTGATGGTCGACCTCTACTTCGTGGCGCGTCTCGGCGATGCGGCGATTGCCGGTGTCAGCGCAGCAGGCAACGTCCAGTTCATCGTGATGGCGCTGACCCAGGTGCTGGGGATCGGTACCATGGTCCTGATTGCCCATGCGGCAGGGCGGAAGGACCGGCACGACGCCAACTTGGTGTTCAACCAGAGTCTGGTGCTTGCCGCTGGCGCCGGTCTGCTGGTGCTGGGCGTCGGGGCCGTGTTGGCGCGGCCCTACCTCGAGTTCGTGGCAGCGGACGCCGCGACCGTGGCGGCAGGGGTGACCTATCTGTACTGGTTTCTGCCGGCGCTTGCTCTGCAATTTGCGCTGATCTCGATGGGGTCGGCCCTGCGCGGCCACGGCATCACCAAGCCGACCATGGTGCTGCAGATGTTCACCGTGCTGCTCAACGCCGTCCTGGCACCGGTCCTGATTGCGGGGTGGGGCACCGGTCGGCCGCTGGGCGTGGCGGGCGCCGCGCTGGCCAGCACGATCTCCGTTGCGGTCGGCGTGTTCTTTCTGTACGGCTACTTCCGCCGCTTCGACCGATTCGTCGAGGTCGATCGTGCCCTGATTCGCCCCGACCTGGGCACCTGGAAGCGGCTCTTCCGGATCGGGGTGCCTGCGGGTGGCGAGTTCGCCCTGATGTTTCTGTCGATGGGAGTCGTCTACTGGATCATTCGCGATTTCGGCGCGGCTGCGCAGGCAGGCTACGGCGTGGGCTCGCGGGTCATGCAGGCGATCTTCCTGCCCGCGATGGCGGTGGCCTTTGCCGCCGCACCGGTGGCCGGGCAGAATATGGCGGCGCGAAACTATCCTCGGGTGCGCGAGACCTTCTGGGCGGCGGCCCGGATCGGAACCGGGGTCATGGTGGCTATGACGCTTTTCGCGCACTGGCGCCCGGATTGGCTGGTACGTCCATTTGCGGGCGACGAGGCCGTGCTGGTGGTCGCCGTGGACTTCCTGCGCACGATCTCGTGGAATTTCGCGGCCTCGGGGCTGGTATTTACCTGTTCCGGTCTCTTCCAAGCCATGGGCAACACCTTGCCCTCGATGGTCAGCAGCACGGTGCGCCTGGCGGTATTCGTCGGGCCGGCCCTCTGGGTCTCGCGCCTGCCCGGCTTTCAGCTGCACTGGACCTGGCGCGTTTCGGTCGTGGCAACCACCCTCCACGCGATCTTTGCTCTCTGGCTGCTTAACCTCGAGGCGAAGCGGCGCCTGCCGGTGGCCGGCTAA
- the clpB gene encoding ATP-dependent chaperone ClpB: MIRPERLTIKGQEAFRDAIELARGRGNPVANDAHLFAALLEQEEGVVRPLLQKAGLNVTALVGAAERELTKLPTQSGGVEPTLSREMHAVFDRAEKDAKDLGDSYVSTEHLLVALVDEKGTAARAIITGLGVSADDLRDALAGVRGSHRVTDQSPEEKYQALERFTRNLTDQARAGKLDPVIGRDEEVRRVMQVLSRRTKNNPVLIGEPGVGKTAIVEGLAQRIVAGDVPESLRDKDIVALDIGQLLAGAKYRGEFEERLKSVVKELTEAEGRFIVFIDELHTLVGAGAAEGAVDASNMLKPALARGELHVVGATTLDEYRKHVEKDAALERRFQPVVVGAPSVEDTIAILRGLKEKYEVHHGVRITDNALVAAATLSDRYIGDRFLPDKAIDLVDEAASKLRIEIDSMPLEIDEVERRVLQLEIQRQALLKEKDKAGVERREAVEREIAELKETSAGMKAQWQAEKAAIHLLQSKKAEAEQLKTEVEQVTRRGDLQKAAELRYGRIPALEQEVAREEERLASIQANAKYLKEEVDYEDIAEIVARWTGIPVTRMLESERERLSKLEDELGHRVVGQGEALAAVANAVRRSRAGLQDPNRPTGSFIFLGPTGVGKTETARALAEFLFDDERAMVRLDMSEYMEKHSVARMIGAPPGYIGYEEGGQLTEAVRRRPYSVVLFDEIEKAHPDVFNVLLQLLDDGRLTDSQGRQIDFRNTVVIMTSNIGSHLIVDAAAVVGTEQWSAVEDRVRAELRSHFRPEFLNRVDDIVVFHPLSEAHIGRIVELQVEKLAALVQAKGLTLEVTPSARALLAERGYDPVYGARPLKRAIQRMLQNPIASSLLAGSFEEGDTVLVDRSGSELTIERRG, from the coding sequence ATGATTCGACCGGAACGTTTGACGATCAAGGGGCAGGAAGCCTTTCGAGATGCCATCGAGCTGGCGCGCGGCCGGGGCAATCCGGTTGCCAATGACGCTCATCTCTTTGCTGCTCTACTGGAGCAGGAGGAGGGCGTCGTCCGACCGCTGCTTCAGAAGGCCGGTCTCAATGTGACGGCGCTGGTTGGCGCCGCGGAGCGGGAGCTCACCAAACTGCCAACCCAGTCGGGCGGCGTCGAGCCGACCCTGAGCCGGGAAATGCATGCGGTCTTCGATCGGGCCGAGAAGGACGCCAAGGATCTGGGCGACAGCTACGTCTCGACCGAGCACCTGCTGGTGGCGTTGGTCGACGAGAAGGGTACGGCCGCCCGGGCGATCATCACCGGGCTCGGTGTCAGCGCCGACGACCTGCGAGACGCGTTGGCCGGGGTTCGTGGCAGCCATCGGGTGACGGACCAGTCGCCGGAGGAGAAGTACCAGGCGCTGGAGCGGTTTACCCGGAACCTGACGGATCAGGCTCGGGCCGGTAAACTCGATCCGGTCATCGGACGCGACGAAGAAGTCCGTCGGGTCATGCAGGTTCTCTCTCGCCGTACCAAGAACAATCCGGTCCTGATCGGTGAACCAGGCGTCGGCAAGACTGCCATCGTCGAGGGTCTGGCCCAGCGCATCGTGGCGGGTGACGTACCCGAGAGCCTTCGGGACAAGGACATCGTCGCGCTCGACATCGGGCAGCTGCTGGCCGGCGCCAAATACCGCGGTGAGTTCGAAGAGCGCCTCAAGTCGGTCGTCAAGGAACTGACCGAGGCCGAGGGTCGCTTCATCGTCTTCATCGACGAGTTGCACACGCTGGTGGGCGCCGGGGCCGCGGAAGGCGCGGTCGATGCGAGCAACATGCTCAAGCCTGCTCTGGCGCGAGGCGAACTCCATGTGGTTGGCGCAACCACGCTGGATGAGTATCGGAAGCATGTCGAGAAGGATGCGGCGCTCGAACGGCGCTTTCAGCCGGTCGTGGTTGGCGCACCGAGCGTCGAGGACACCATCGCGATCCTGCGGGGCCTCAAGGAAAAGTATGAAGTGCATCATGGGGTGCGGATCACCGACAACGCGCTGGTCGCCGCTGCGACCCTGAGCGACCGTTACATCGGCGATCGCTTCCTTCCGGACAAAGCCATCGACCTGGTCGACGAAGCTGCCAGCAAGCTGCGGATCGAGATCGACAGCATGCCCTTGGAGATCGACGAAGTCGAGCGGCGGGTGCTGCAGCTCGAGATCCAGCGGCAGGCGCTGCTCAAGGAAAAGGACAAGGCCGGCGTGGAGCGTCGCGAAGCGGTCGAACGGGAAATCGCCGAGCTCAAGGAAACCTCGGCTGGCATGAAGGCACAGTGGCAGGCGGAGAAGGCGGCGATTCACCTGCTGCAGAGCAAGAAGGCCGAAGCCGAGCAGCTCAAGACGGAGGTCGAGCAGGTCACCCGCCGTGGCGATCTGCAGAAGGCAGCCGAGCTGCGTTACGGTCGGATCCCGGCATTGGAGCAGGAGGTTGCCCGGGAGGAGGAACGGCTGGCCTCGATTCAGGCGAATGCCAAGTATCTCAAGGAAGAAGTCGACTACGAGGATATCGCCGAGATCGTCGCTCGATGGACCGGAATCCCGGTAACCCGGATGCTCGAGTCGGAGCGCGAACGACTCTCGAAGCTCGAGGATGAGTTGGGCCATCGGGTCGTGGGGCAGGGCGAGGCGCTTGCTGCGGTCGCGAACGCGGTGCGGAGGAGTCGGGCCGGTCTGCAGGACCCGAACCGGCCTACCGGGTCGTTCATCTTCCTGGGCCCCACCGGCGTCGGCAAGACTGAGACCGCGCGTGCACTGGCCGAGTTTCTCTTCGATGATGAACGGGCCATGGTGCGTCTCGACATGTCCGAGTACATGGAGAAGCACTCGGTTGCCCGGATGATCGGTGCGCCGCCCGGCTACATCGGTTATGAAGAGGGCGGACAGCTGACCGAAGCGGTTCGGCGCCGTCCCTACAGTGTGGTGCTGTTCGACGAAATCGAAAAGGCGCACCCGGACGTGTTCAACGTCCTGTTGCAGTTGCTCGATGACGGTCGGCTTACCGACAGCCAGGGTCGACAGATCGATTTTCGGAACACGGTGGTCATCATGACCTCGAACATCGGAAGTCATCTGATCGTCGATGCGGCGGCCGTGGTCGGGACGGAACAGTGGTCGGCTGTGGAAGATCGGGTCCGCGCCGAGCTCCGCAGCCACTTCCGGCCGGAGTTCCTCAACCGAGTCGACGATATCGTCGTGTTTCATCCGCTCTCGGAGGCGCATATCGGCCGGATCGTCGAGCTGCAGGTGGAGAAGCTTGCTGCGCTGGTGCAGGCCAAGGGGCTGACGCTGGAGGTGACGCCTTCTGCCCGTGCGCTCCTGGCGGAGCGAGGCTACGACCCGGTCTACGGCGCCCGTCCGCTCAAGCGCGCCATCCAGCGGATGCTCCAGAACCCGATTGCCTCGTCCCTGCTGGCGGGGAGCTTTGAGGAGGGCGATACGGTGCTGGTCGACCGGAGCGGAAGCGAGTTGACGATCGAGCGCCGCGGCTAG
- the topA gene encoding type I DNA topoisomerase, which yields MSTLVIVESPTKARTIREFLPRGYKVVASMGHVRDLPDRASDIPAKVKGEEWSRLGVNVDQDFEPLYVVPSDKKHIVKELKSALSDADELILATDEDREGESISWHLAELLKPRVPVKRMVFHEITREAIREALAQTRAVDDRLVRAQETRRILDRLFGYTLSPLLWKKIAYGLSAGRVQSVAVRLLVMRERERRAFVPGIYWDLAATLEHRDQTFDAQLVSLAGKRLATGKDFDERTGKLAAGKDVVLLDGPAAESLADRLRAAPWTVGSAEEKPFTRRPAPPFITSTLQQEANRKLRLSAREAMRTAQKLYEEGFITYMRTDSVHLSQQALGAARECVSRLYGDQYLPKAPRQYVSKSASAQEAHEAIRPAGSHFRTPEETRLSGRELALYDLIWKRTVASQMLDARLTSVVVTIEVEEAVFRAAGKRIDFPGFLRAYVEGSDDPEAALEDQEVLLPDLAVGDRPACRDLAAVSHETQPPARYTEASLVKELEADGIGRPSTYASIIDTIIDRGYVQKQGQALVPTFTAFGVTSLLEHHFPSLVDLKFTAGMEQTLDDISEGNAEWLPYLREFYLGRTGLRQQVASREKGIDPVEARTIEIDGLDGASVKIGRFGPYVEVVSEDGEILKASLPRDAAPADLSRSQVDEVLRQKAEGPEIVGNHPDTGEPILLLTGQYGPYVQLGVVTDDSPKPKRASLPKGVTTDQVTLDMAVGLLALPRTLGAHPETGARVLAGQGRFGPYIVHDQGKVKDYRSLKGEDHVLTVTLDRALELLAQPKLGRGRRMAATPIREVGPHPADQAPIGLYEGKYGPYVKHGDVSASIPKDVDPATVTVEQAVEWIAARGGGKAKPKGRGAGASSSAGAKRSVKGRSAPDPLTAKVKRAGSAKRAAKAKSGTAAKAAAKPKPKAKPKSGAKAAAKAKGPARATRRPAKAAR from the coding sequence ATGTCCACTCTCGTCATCGTCGAGTCACCCACCAAGGCGCGGACCATCCGCGAGTTCCTCCCCCGCGGATATAAGGTGGTCGCGTCGATGGGGCATGTGCGCGACCTGCCGGATCGGGCGTCGGACATCCCCGCCAAGGTCAAAGGCGAGGAGTGGAGCCGGCTCGGCGTCAACGTCGATCAGGACTTCGAGCCCCTGTATGTCGTGCCGTCGGACAAGAAACACATCGTCAAGGAGCTCAAGTCCGCGCTGTCCGATGCGGACGAACTGATCCTCGCGACGGACGAAGACCGCGAAGGTGAGAGCATTTCGTGGCACCTCGCCGAGCTGCTCAAACCGCGGGTGCCCGTTAAGCGGATGGTGTTCCACGAAATCACCCGCGAGGCGATCCGGGAGGCGCTCGCACAGACTCGTGCCGTCGATGATCGGCTGGTGCGTGCGCAGGAAACCCGTCGGATTCTCGACCGGTTGTTCGGCTACACTTTGTCGCCGCTGCTCTGGAAGAAGATTGCCTACGGCCTCTCCGCCGGACGGGTCCAGTCGGTGGCGGTGCGCCTGCTGGTGATGCGCGAACGCGAACGGCGCGCCTTCGTGCCCGGCATCTACTGGGATCTGGCCGCCACGCTGGAGCACCGCGATCAAACCTTCGATGCCCAGCTGGTGTCCCTGGCCGGAAAGCGCCTGGCCACCGGCAAGGACTTCGACGAGCGGACCGGCAAGCTCGCTGCCGGCAAGGATGTGGTGCTGCTGGACGGACCGGCGGCGGAATCGCTGGCTGATCGGCTGCGGGCTGCGCCCTGGACCGTGGGGTCGGCGGAGGAAAAGCCGTTTACCCGTCGGCCGGCGCCGCCGTTCATCACCTCGACGCTCCAGCAGGAGGCCAACCGCAAGTTGCGTCTGTCGGCGCGGGAGGCGATGCGGACCGCGCAGAAGCTCTACGAAGAGGGCTTCATCACCTACATGCGTACCGACTCGGTGCACCTGTCGCAGCAGGCACTCGGCGCGGCGCGCGAATGCGTCTCGCGTCTCTACGGCGACCAGTACCTGCCCAAGGCGCCGCGTCAGTACGTCAGCAAGAGCGCGTCGGCGCAGGAAGCTCACGAGGCCATTCGTCCGGCTGGGTCGCACTTCCGCACCCCGGAAGAGACCCGATTGAGCGGACGGGAACTGGCCCTCTACGACCTGATCTGGAAGCGGACCGTAGCGTCGCAGATGCTCGATGCGCGACTGACGAGCGTTGTCGTTACCATCGAGGTCGAAGAAGCGGTCTTCCGCGCGGCGGGAAAGCGGATCGATTTTCCCGGCTTCCTGCGCGCCTACGTCGAAGGCAGCGATGACCCGGAAGCGGCGCTCGAAGATCAGGAAGTGCTGCTGCCCGACCTGGCCGTCGGCGACCGCCCGGCCTGTCGGGATCTCGCGGCCGTGTCGCACGAGACCCAGCCGCCCGCCCGGTACACGGAAGCGAGCCTGGTCAAGGAACTCGAGGCGGACGGAATCGGTCGCCCCAGTACCTACGCATCGATCATCGACACCATCATCGACCGCGGCTACGTCCAGAAGCAGGGTCAGGCCCTGGTCCCGACCTTCACGGCGTTCGGGGTGACCAGCCTGCTCGAGCATCACTTCCCGTCGCTCGTGGATCTCAAGTTCACGGCGGGGATGGAGCAGACCCTCGACGACATTTCCGAGGGCAACGCGGAGTGGTTGCCCTATCTCCGCGAGTTCTACCTGGGCCGCACCGGTCTCCGGCAGCAGGTTGCCTCGCGAGAAAAGGGCATCGATCCGGTTGAGGCGCGAACCATCGAGATCGATGGTCTGGACGGTGCCAGCGTCAAGATCGGTCGCTTCGGGCCCTACGTCGAGGTGGTTTCGGAAGACGGCGAGATCCTCAAGGCGTCGCTGCCTCGCGATGCCGCGCCGGCCGACCTGTCTCGCAGCCAGGTCGACGAAGTGCTGCGCCAGAAGGCCGAAGGCCCGGAAATCGTCGGCAACCATCCGGACACCGGTGAGCCGATCCTGCTGCTCACCGGGCAGTACGGCCCCTATGTCCAACTCGGCGTGGTAACCGATGACAGTCCCAAGCCGAAGCGTGCCTCGCTACCTAAAGGTGTTACCACCGATCAGGTCACGCTCGACATGGCCGTAGGGTTGCTGGCGCTGCCGCGCACGCTTGGCGCGCATCCAGAGACCGGTGCCCGGGTGCTGGCAGGGCAGGGGCGGTTCGGTCCTTATATCGTGCATGATCAGGGCAAGGTCAAGGACTACCGCTCCCTCAAAGGCGAGGACCACGTCCTGACCGTGACGCTCGACCGGGCCCTCGAGCTGCTGGCGCAGCCCAAGCTGGGTCGCGGGCGACGGATGGCGGCGACGCCAATCCGCGAGGTTGGTCCGCACCCTGCCGACCAGGCGCCGATCGGGCTCTACGAAGGCAAGTACGGGCCCTACGTCAAACACGGCGACGTCAGCGCCTCGATCCCGAAAGACGTCGACCCCGCAACCGTGACGGTCGAGCAGGCCGTCGAATGGATTGCCGCTCGCGGCGGCGGCAAGGCAAAGCCGAAAGGCAGAGGTGCAGGCGCGTCGTCGTCCGCGGGTGCGAAGCGGTCGGTCAAAGGTCGCTCGGCCCCAGACCCCCTGACCGCGAAGGTCAAACGCGCCGGCAGCGCCAAGCGCGCGGCCAAGGCCAAGTCGGGAACGGCAGCCAAAGCGGCGGCCAAGCCGAAGCCGAAGGCCAAGCCCAAATCCGGGGCCAAGGCTGCGGCAAAAGCCAAGGGGCCGGCTCGAGCCACGCGTCGCCCGGCCAAAGCCGCCCGATAG
- a CDS encoding site-2 protease family protein → MPDLASGLVYYIVFLFSVTLHEAAHAWAAKRGGDLTAYLGGQVSLDPRPHIRREPFGMVVLPLLSVAIAGWPFGFASAPYDPQWAMRYPRRAAWMALAGPASNLLLVVIAFAVLKLGIGAGFFEAPSSVRFGHVVAATAGGWWPSIAFMIGALFSMNLALAVLNLIPLPPLDGSAAVPLLLPPAASARYQQFLWSQPFLAIIGMLIAWRIFGPVFQPLFIEAVHLLHPGTRYG, encoded by the coding sequence ATGCCCGATCTTGCATCCGGCCTCGTCTATTACATCGTCTTCCTCTTTTCGGTCACCCTGCACGAAGCGGCCCACGCTTGGGCCGCCAAGCGCGGCGGGGATCTGACCGCCTATCTCGGCGGACAGGTGTCTCTCGACCCACGACCGCATATCCGGCGCGAGCCATTCGGCATGGTCGTATTGCCGCTGCTCTCGGTGGCGATTGCCGGATGGCCGTTCGGTTTTGCCAGCGCACCCTACGACCCGCAATGGGCAATGCGGTATCCGCGCCGAGCGGCCTGGATGGCGCTGGCGGGGCCGGCGTCCAATCTGCTGCTCGTCGTGATTGCGTTTGCCGTGCTCAAGCTTGGAATCGGCGCTGGCTTCTTCGAAGCGCCGTCGAGTGTGCGGTTCGGTCATGTGGTGGCGGCAACCGCTGGCGGCTGGTGGCCCAGCATTGCCTTCATGATCGGGGCGCTCTTTTCGATGAACCTGGCGCTGGCAGTGCTCAACCTGATTCCCCTTCCCCCGCTCGACGGCAGTGCCGCAGTTCCACTGCTGCTGCCGCCCGCAGCAAGCGCCAGGTATCAGCAGTTTCTCTGGAGCCAGCCATTCCTTGCCATCATCGGGATGCTGATCGCGTGGCGGATCTTTGGGCCGGTCTTCCAGCCACTCTTCATCGAAGCCGTTCACCTGCTGCATCCAGGCACGAGGTACGGCTAG
- a CDS encoding SusC/RagA family TonB-linked outer membrane protein, whose product MVSRKIPGASVLGLLAAVLFAGQAQAQSTGSIAGTVVDALTRRPIGAAQVSVVGTNLATTTNSNGNYTLTGVAAGTVTLRILGIGYAEVSREISVTAGQRVTVDIQMQARAMELSPLVVTATGEQRRIEVGNAIAYVNAAEVVERQSISNMTDMLTARAAGVLVTPPIQTGGGGRIRIRGNSSMSLTNNPIFVIDGVRVEGTTGSSSIGVGGTTVSRMNDFNPEEIESIEVVRGPSAATLYGTDAANGVIVIRTKRGVAGRTDWSYYTEQAALSDRNKYPDAYWGWTAGSTRTNFTQCILSQVISGACVQDSVTMYNLHKDPEATPYGTGYRQQHGLQVRGGSDAVRYFMHGEFETEDGVTKIPTFDQRWLDNRGITLRPEQRNPNGLKRFSARSNLDVALNANTDVSVSLGYIQQETRLTRSDDSGVPGLATNTFGGHGYKYMTNLAGDTLHGYRTVTPREIYRTSTAQDVNRFIGSITAQWRPRSWLSGRGTYGIDFVGRKETQLCRFTECPVSGTDALGFKRDNRTNMFAHTLDAALTATRLISSSIESKTTVGVQYNRNTFDRNGAFGQELPPGATTVTSAAIKTSDESNSETRTIGAYIEQHIALNDRLFLTGALRSDRNSAFGADFKTVLYPKFSASWVVAQGRGGLVDQLRLRTAYGASGVQPSTTAAVQFYSPLTYVGESGEAPGLVADALGNRDLKPERSAELEVGFDATLFNNRVTAEVTWYNKKSTDALISRVLPPSLGTGATTRFENLGEVKNTGWEIMLMAQVIDGRSFGWDLALNGSLNSNELISLGGVPPGAGATSRNVEGYPLFGWWNHRFLGFEDKNGDGLIRYSADPNLNEVFLGTEPEYLGPSLPTREFALTSGIDLFRRSLRLSGQLDYKGGHLLYNNTERIRCQSRNNCRGLIDPNAPLFEQARTIAVRQFGTAIGGGAFMEKADFLRLRELSLSLRAPDRWAGLIGGRSLTTSLSVRNVAMLWTEYTGVDPEAMASTINNPSEFQAFGPPTYVSFRLTLGF is encoded by the coding sequence ATGGTGAGTCGTAAGATCCCAGGCGCATCGGTGCTGGGGCTACTTGCCGCCGTGTTGTTTGCGGGGCAGGCCCAGGCGCAGTCCACGGGCTCGATTGCTGGCACAGTGGTTGACGCGCTCACCCGGCGGCCGATCGGTGCTGCGCAGGTCAGCGTGGTCGGTACCAACCTGGCCACCACGACCAACAGCAACGGCAACTACACCCTCACTGGCGTCGCGGCGGGCACAGTCACCTTGCGGATCCTTGGGATCGGGTATGCCGAGGTATCGCGAGAGATCAGCGTCACGGCCGGGCAGCGGGTCACCGTCGACATCCAGATGCAGGCGCGGGCCATGGAGCTCAGCCCCCTGGTCGTGACGGCAACGGGTGAACAGCGGCGCATCGAAGTCGGTAACGCGATTGCCTACGTCAATGCGGCCGAGGTCGTCGAACGCCAGTCGATCTCCAACATGACGGACATGCTGACCGCTCGTGCGGCCGGCGTGCTGGTCACGCCGCCGATTCAGACGGGCGGCGGCGGTCGGATTCGGATTCGCGGCAACAGCTCGATGTCGCTGACGAATAACCCAATCTTTGTGATCGACGGCGTTCGCGTCGAAGGTACCACGGGATCGTCATCGATCGGCGTCGGCGGGACCACGGTGTCGCGGATGAACGATTTCAATCCCGAAGAGATCGAGTCGATCGAGGTGGTGCGCGGTCCCTCGGCGGCGACCCTGTATGGAACGGACGCAGCCAACGGCGTGATCGTGATCCGGACCAAGCGAGGTGTGGCTGGCCGGACCGATTGGAGCTACTACACCGAGCAGGCGGCGCTGTCGGATCGCAACAAGTATCCTGACGCGTACTGGGGTTGGACGGCCGGTTCCACCCGGACCAACTTCACCCAGTGTATCCTGTCCCAGGTCATCTCCGGAGCCTGCGTTCAGGACAGCGTCACCATGTACAACCTCCACAAGGATCCCGAAGCCACCCCGTACGGCACCGGCTACCGCCAGCAGCACGGCTTGCAGGTTCGCGGTGGCTCCGACGCGGTCCGGTACTTCATGCACGGCGAGTTCGAGACGGAGGACGGCGTCACCAAGATCCCGACCTTCGATCAGCGCTGGCTTGACAACCGAGGTATCACGCTTCGGCCCGAGCAGCGCAATCCGAACGGGCTCAAGCGGTTTTCGGCGCGATCGAACCTCGACGTTGCCCTCAACGCCAATACCGACGTTTCTGTGAGTCTGGGCTACATCCAGCAGGAAACGCGGCTGACCCGAAGCGATGACTCAGGTGTTCCCGGTCTCGCCACCAACACCTTCGGTGGTCACGGCTACAAGTACATGACCAACCTTGCCGGCGACACCCTGCACGGGTATCGGACCGTGACACCCCGCGAGATTTACCGGACCTCGACTGCTCAGGACGTGAACCGCTTCATCGGGTCGATCACGGCTCAGTGGCGGCCGCGCTCGTGGCTGAGCGGCCGGGGTACCTACGGTATCGACTTCGTCGGGCGCAAGGAAACCCAGCTCTGCCGTTTCACCGAGTGCCCGGTGTCCGGTACGGACGCCCTTGGTTTCAAGCGCGACAACCGTACCAACATGTTCGCGCACACGCTCGACGCCGCGCTGACCGCAACGCGGTTGATCTCCTCGTCAATCGAATCCAAGACCACGGTTGGCGTTCAGTACAATCGCAACACATTCGATCGAAACGGCGCCTTCGGTCAGGAACTGCCTCCCGGCGCCACCACGGTAACCTCGGCCGCGATCAAAACCTCGGACGAATCGAACAGCGAAACCCGGACGATCGGCGCGTACATCGAGCAGCATATCGCCCTCAACGACCGTCTCTTCCTGACGGGTGCGCTGCGCTCAGATCGCAACAGTGCCTTCGGCGCGGACTTCAAGACGGTGCTCTATCCGAAGTTCTCGGCGTCCTGGGTAGTTGCCCAGGGGCGGGGCGGGCTGGTCGACCAGCTCAGGCTCCGTACCGCGTACGGCGCGTCTGGCGTGCAGCCCAGCACCACGGCAGCCGTGCAGTTCTACTCCCCGCTCACCTATGTGGGCGAGTCGGGCGAGGCCCCCGGCCTGGTGGCCGATGCACTCGGAAACCGCGACCTCAAGCCGGAACGGTCGGCCGAGCTCGAGGTCGGGTTCGATGCGACGCTCTTCAATAACCGGGTGACCGCTGAAGTGACCTGGTACAACAAGAAGTCGACCGACGCGCTGATCAGTCGGGTGCTGCCACCGTCGCTCGGCACCGGTGCGACCACCCGGTTCGAGAATCTCGGTGAAGTCAAGAACACCGGCTGGGAAATCATGCTGATGGCGCAGGTCATCGATGGCCGGTCGTTCGGATGGGATCTTGCCCTCAACGGGTCGCTCAACAGCAACGAACTGATCAGCCTGGGTGGCGTGCCACCGGGGGCTGGCGCCACGTCTCGGAATGTCGAAGGCTACCCGCTCTTTGGCTGGTGGAACCATCGTTTCCTCGGCTTCGAGGACAAGAACGGCGACGGCCTGATCCGCTACAGCGCCGACCCCAATCTGAATGAGGTCTTCCTCGGCACCGAGCCCGAGTACCTCGGTCCGTCGCTTCCGACGCGCGAGTTTGCCCTGACCTCGGGCATCGATCTCTTCCGTCGCAGCTTGCGGCTCTCGGGTCAGCTCGACTACAAAGGCGGGCACCTGCTGTACAACAACACCGAGCGGATCCGCTGCCAGAGCCGTAACAACTGCCGCGGTCTGATCGATCCGAACGCGCCGCTCTTCGAGCAGGCCCGGACCATCGCGGTCCGCCAGTTCGGCACCGCCATCGGCGGCGGCGCCTTCATGGAGAAGGCCGACTTCCTCCGGCTCCGTGAGCTGTCGCTTTCGCTGCGTGCACCGGATCGGTGGGCCGGTCTGATCGGTGGTCGCAGCCTGACCACGTCGCTCTCGGTGCGCAATGTCGCGATGCTCTGGACCGAGTACACCGGCGTCGATCCCGAGGCGATGGCCTCGACGATCAACAACCCGTCGGAGTTCCAGGCCTTCGGACCGCCGACCTACGTCTCGTTCCGTCTCACGCTCGGCTTCTAA